From a region of the Sulfoacidibacillus ferrooxidans genome:
- a CDS encoding TM2 domain-containing protein, which produces MYQQINSTVRVPKSMILAYILWFFLGSLGVHRFYLGRVKSGLAILLLTLLGSATMGIIIGYIFLGMVGIWLFIDLFLIPWMVTMPKSLMISSTVTMMHDHRLDNDIIDITPKDK; this is translated from the coding sequence ATGTACCAACAAATAAATTCTACAGTGAGAGTTCCTAAAAGCATGATTCTTGCTTATATCTTGTGGTTTTTTCTTGGCAGTCTGGGTGTACATCGTTTCTATCTTGGTCGCGTGAAAAGTGGTCTTGCCATTTTGTTATTAACGTTGCTTGGATCAGCTACAATGGGCATCATTATCGGTTATATATTTCTTGGGATGGTAGGTATTTGGCTATTTATTGATTTGTTCTTAATACCGTGGATGGTCACGATGCCAAAATCACTGATGATTTCATCAACCGTAACAATGATGCATGATCACCGTTTGGATAACGATATTATTGACATAACTCCCAAGGATAAATAA
- a CDS encoding metallophosphoesterase family protein — protein MTRRIAVIGDVHYSLTNSLHGEDRKLFYHGLLDVFFSTKADLHVALGDISHNGTHEEWEEFISLAKHLAAKHNCNFQLIIGNHDTLHYTKSEIVALTKQPLYSMIEWQDLRIILLDTTKECSPLDWGGEIDEVQLQWLRSLRTHPSKVTAIFAHHPFPNTTSGSHEVMMSLAEPYEIYSELSQSNCRVIYINGHNHTHSVFADATLWPKWTFVQAASILSSPSFLLIDIALGQFRSSTIVIDDPAIHSAAYRLRHDMSHYHHPSI, from the coding sequence ATGACGCGGCGCATCGCAGTCATAGGGGATGTGCATTACAGTCTTACCAATAGTCTACATGGGGAAGATAGAAAACTTTTTTATCACGGTTTGTTAGATGTGTTTTTTTCTACGAAGGCAGATCTTCATGTTGCATTAGGGGATATCTCTCATAACGGGACACATGAAGAATGGGAGGAGTTTATCTCTTTAGCAAAACACTTAGCGGCTAAACACAACTGTAACTTTCAATTGATCATTGGTAACCATGATACACTTCATTATACAAAAAGTGAGATTGTAGCACTCACGAAACAACCTCTCTATTCAATGATCGAATGGCAAGATCTTCGAATCATTTTACTGGATACTACAAAAGAATGTTCTCCCCTAGACTGGGGCGGGGAAATTGACGAAGTACAATTGCAGTGGCTACGCTCACTCCGTACACATCCGTCAAAGGTAACGGCAATTTTTGCACACCATCCGTTCCCCAATACAACAAGTGGCTCCCATGAGGTGATGATGTCGCTTGCTGAGCCATACGAGATTTATTCTGAACTGTCACAATCAAATTGTCGTGTGATTTATATCAATGGGCATAATCATACGCACAGCGTATTTGCAGATGCCACACTTTGGCCGAAATGGACTTTTGTACAAGCTGCATCGATCTTATCTAGCCCGTCATTTCTGCTAATAGACATTGCTCTTGGCCAATTTCGTTCTTCAACAATCGTGATTGATGATCCAGCCATTCATAGCGCTGCTTATCGCTTGCGCCATGACATGTCACATTATCACCATCCATCTATATGA
- a CDS encoding MgtC/SapB family protein, with the protein MTYVPDVSIGAFLLATSLALILGAVIGAERQWRQRTAGLRTNALVSLGAALFVAVAVRISGPPGYDPTRIDAYIISGMGFLGAGIIMRDGVNIRGINTAATMWCSAAVGVLAGNHFYLEAIAATGFVVIGNTLLRPLARVMDHHPMGQESAEVVSAFRFRLVSKSSEEAHVRLLLAQSLSAPGLHLRSLRSEHLEDGMDHVQVEADIERSGTDNVSMEQLVSRLSLEPSVTAVSWTAVDS; encoded by the coding sequence ATGACGTATGTTCCAGATGTATCCATAGGGGCGTTTTTACTTGCTACGTCACTTGCTCTGATTCTTGGAGCAGTTATTGGTGCGGAACGACAGTGGCGGCAACGTACGGCCGGATTGCGTACAAATGCTCTTGTTTCGCTTGGAGCTGCTTTGTTTGTGGCTGTAGCAGTCCGTATATCCGGACCGCCTGGGTATGATCCGACGCGTATTGATGCCTATATTATTTCTGGTATGGGTTTCCTTGGGGCGGGGATTATCATGCGTGATGGTGTCAATATACGAGGTATTAACACGGCTGCAACGATGTGGTGCTCCGCTGCAGTTGGGGTTCTTGCAGGAAATCACTTCTATTTAGAAGCAATTGCAGCAACTGGATTTGTTGTAATAGGTAATACGCTCCTAAGACCACTGGCTCGCGTAATGGACCATCACCCCATGGGCCAAGAGAGTGCGGAAGTGGTATCTGCTTTTCGCTTTCGTCTGGTTAGTAAGTCTTCGGAGGAAGCTCACGTTCGGCTTTTACTTGCACAGTCCCTTTCGGCACCAGGTCTTCACTTACGATCACTTCGAAGTGAACATTTAGAGGATGGGATGGATCACGTACAAGTCGAGGCAGATATTGAACGGAGTGGAACTGACAACGTATCCATGGAGCAACTTGTAAGTCGCTTGAGTCTCGAACCATCTGTTACTGCGGTTAGTTGGACAGCAGTAGATAGCTAA
- a CDS encoding SPFH domain-containing protein produces the protein MAGVRQVISTLSNDGKEVMGANILAYHYPDNSIINGSLLTVESNHFGVLKSRGAILNVYETGQFTIQTPDRPLIGAFQQAFFGGTSPWQYEVLYINRAKLILEAKGVAYSREMAEMGYHVSCYVHVDSKEDALKLVQHMPFSGHYVTTAEVNEYTTPVIEQSINKIVQMTPLERVNEKMPEILELIKDHLQEFLSVYGLTLNDVKALIFPRDERMKELIALRAFGLSEIDAVRYYTAMMMAQNGVVSAPNMAVGKPYYVGNPQVAAMKSVAGGDEK, from the coding sequence ATGGCAGGAGTTAGGCAAGTCATTAGTACCTTGAGTAATGATGGAAAAGAAGTGATGGGTGCCAATATTTTGGCCTATCATTATCCGGATAACAGCATTATTAATGGGTCATTATTGACAGTGGAGAGTAATCATTTTGGAGTATTAAAGTCGCGTGGGGCTATTTTAAATGTGTATGAGACAGGACAATTCACGATCCAAACGCCTGATCGACCTTTGATTGGCGCGTTTCAACAGGCCTTTTTTGGAGGAACGAGTCCTTGGCAATATGAGGTACTTTATATCAATCGTGCAAAATTAATTTTGGAAGCAAAAGGTGTGGCCTATTCGCGAGAAATGGCTGAAATGGGTTACCATGTAAGCTGCTACGTTCACGTTGATTCAAAAGAAGATGCATTAAAGTTAGTTCAACACATGCCATTTTCTGGACACTATGTAACTACTGCCGAAGTGAATGAGTATACGACTCCAGTGATTGAACAATCAATCAATAAAATTGTTCAGATGACACCACTTGAACGTGTGAACGAGAAGATGCCTGAAATTTTAGAGTTGATTAAAGATCATTTACAAGAATTTTTGTCCGTGTATGGCTTGACGTTAAATGACGTGAAGGCATTGATTTTCCCACGTGATGAGCGGATGAAGGAATTGATCGCATTGCGTGCCTTTGGTCTCTCTGAGATTGATGCAGTGCGCTATTATACGGCGATGATGATGGCACAAAATGGGGTCGTATCTGCACCTAATATGGCTGTTGGCAAGCCGTACTATGTGGGAAATCCGCAAGTGGCTGCCATGAAATCGGTTGCGGGTGGCGATGAGAAGTGA
- a CDS encoding SCP2 sterol-binding domain-containing protein: MSTTKETFDQLNTALQADPRKVSGLVAVYQFNLEGEDGGTYQIILKPDSAYAQEGAVETANCTLTIAAEDFKEMIAGTLSGTTAFMSGKLKIDGDLSLALRLETVLHAYSQR; the protein is encoded by the coding sequence ATGTCTACGACTAAGGAAACATTTGATCAACTAAATACCGCACTACAAGCTGATCCGAGAAAAGTCAGTGGTCTAGTGGCTGTGTATCAGTTTAATTTGGAGGGCGAGGATGGTGGTACTTATCAAATCATTTTAAAACCAGATTCGGCTTATGCACAAGAAGGGGCAGTAGAAACAGCAAATTGCACACTGACGATTGCGGCAGAAGATTTTAAGGAGATGATTGCAGGCACATTGAGTGGAACGACTGCATTTATGTCTGGAAAACTAAAAATTGATGGAGATTTATCTTTAGCGCTTCGGTTAGAAACTGTGTTACATGCGTATTCACAGCGATAA
- a CDS encoding S9 family peptidase, protein MIQFSRPDIDEFFRTYAITGFTVNKAETKIAFSTNLNGKYNIWGMDLPNSFPYPLSYVDQTPAYIRFDPQDRYLLAGFDQDGDENIQMYILPPNGGALTPLRTFEGRRHYFCALSKDGNRVYYCSDKENHNFLNGYVYTISSGEESTLYIGEGGATELSDVAPDESSFITQKAYANTFIPAFLHMAGEVHSLTPDPTVPHVVLHGAYLFDQYIFSTNFNSDRTYLATFEMATKQFHTLHTLENVDIGMLAVHESTHTVYFVAHGGVEDHLYTFDVETKKASLIESPVAVVENLKVGDSGTLYILGRSDVDPFNLYKRSPDGTWTMLTNNRVMGMARDQLIPAEVVHFQSFDGLEIEALWFPAHKETANGYTVVWPHGGPQASERRMFRPFFQFLCSRGYNVWAPNFRGSAGYGAAFMQKVEGDWGHGPRLDMIESMEWLLQEGRADRDKLFLVGGSYGGYMTLLLHGRHADYFQACVDIFGPANLFTFLNSVPDFWKPMMKQWLGDPVEDKERLTNDSPITYLDGMTKPMLVVQGANDPRVVKAESDQIVQALRDRQVEVEYLVFDDEGHGFMKKANEIAAYRRIVEFLDQHRK, encoded by the coding sequence ATGATTCAATTTTCTCGGCCTGATATTGACGAATTTTTCCGTACATATGCCATTACTGGATTTACAGTCAACAAAGCAGAAACTAAAATTGCATTTAGCACCAACTTGAACGGTAAGTATAATATTTGGGGAATGGATTTACCAAACTCGTTCCCATATCCACTGTCGTATGTGGATCAAACTCCTGCTTATATCCGTTTCGACCCACAAGATCGGTACCTTTTGGCTGGTTTCGATCAGGATGGCGATGAAAACATCCAAATGTACATCCTACCACCAAATGGCGGAGCACTCACCCCACTTCGAACATTTGAAGGCAGACGTCATTATTTTTGTGCTCTTTCAAAAGACGGGAACCGAGTGTACTATTGTTCTGATAAAGAAAATCACAATTTTCTTAATGGGTATGTCTATACGATAAGCAGTGGGGAAGAATCCACTTTGTATATCGGTGAAGGGGGAGCTACTGAGCTTTCCGATGTTGCTCCAGATGAGTCTAGTTTTATCACACAAAAGGCATATGCTAACACTTTTATTCCAGCATTCCTCCACATGGCTGGAGAAGTTCATAGTCTAACTCCCGATCCCACTGTGCCACATGTCGTTTTACATGGCGCATACCTCTTTGATCAGTATATTTTCTCCACAAACTTCAACTCTGATCGAACCTATCTCGCTACATTTGAGATGGCAACAAAACAGTTTCACACACTACACACTTTAGAAAATGTAGATATCGGCATGTTGGCTGTTCATGAGTCGACCCACACTGTATATTTTGTTGCACATGGTGGAGTAGAAGATCATTTATACACATTCGATGTGGAAACCAAAAAAGCTTCTTTGATCGAGTCTCCTGTAGCGGTTGTTGAAAATTTAAAAGTGGGGGATAGTGGAACACTTTATATTCTAGGGCGAAGTGATGTCGATCCATTTAACTTATACAAGCGCTCCCCAGATGGTACGTGGACCATGCTGACAAATAATCGCGTGATGGGCATGGCGCGTGATCAACTTATACCAGCAGAAGTTGTACATTTTCAGTCATTTGATGGACTAGAGATCGAAGCTTTGTGGTTTCCTGCACACAAAGAAACAGCAAACGGATATACCGTTGTCTGGCCACATGGTGGACCACAAGCATCTGAACGTCGCATGTTTCGACCTTTTTTTCAATTTTTATGCAGTAGAGGATATAATGTTTGGGCTCCGAACTTTCGCGGAAGTGCCGGGTATGGCGCTGCATTTATGCAAAAAGTAGAAGGTGATTGGGGACATGGTCCTCGTCTCGACATGATTGAAAGTATGGAATGGCTACTTCAGGAAGGGCGCGCAGATCGCGATAAACTATTCTTAGTTGGAGGAAGCTATGGTGGCTATATGACGCTACTCTTGCATGGACGCCACGCAGATTACTTTCAAGCATGTGTAGATATTTTTGGTCCTGCAAACTTATTTACCTTCTTGAACTCTGTTCCTGATTTTTGGAAACCAATGATGAAACAATGGTTAGGAGATCCTGTGGAAGATAAAGAACGTTTAACCAACGACTCCCCTATTACCTATCTCGATGGTATGACAAAGCCTATGTTAGTCGTCCAAGGTGCCAATGATCCACGCGTAGTAAAAGCTGAATCTGACCAAATTGTTCAAGCCTTACGCGATCGCCAAGTAGAAGTAGAGTATCTCGTATTCGACGACGAAGGACATGGATTTATGAAAAAAGCCAATGAAATAGCTGCCTATCGGCGCATTGTAGAGTTTTTAGATCAACATCGCAAATGA
- a CDS encoding (Fe-S)-binding protein, translating to MQVSLFITCLVDTMFPEVAESLVHLLQRQGIQVDVPMGQTCCGQPAFNSGYFEEAREVAKTWLTAFADSEYIVTPSGSCAAMVIHDYPILFKGDHKQLDRIKKLTQRTYEWTQFFVDVLKVEDIGAKAHISATYHPSCHGMRLLGVTDSPYRLMRHVEGLQLVDLPFAELCCGFGGTFAVKMPHISTAMATEKVVHIAETSAQLLLGLDMGCLMNIAGRMKHMNTHIPTMHLAQFLDRASSDLPILDNREGVNIK from the coding sequence GTGCAAGTTTCTCTCTTTATTACTTGTCTTGTAGATACCATGTTTCCTGAAGTCGCAGAAAGTCTCGTCCACTTATTGCAACGACAAGGTATTCAAGTGGATGTTCCGATGGGTCAGACGTGTTGTGGACAACCTGCATTTAATTCTGGATATTTTGAAGAGGCTCGCGAGGTTGCTAAGACGTGGCTTACTGCATTTGCAGATAGCGAATACATTGTTACGCCTTCCGGCTCTTGCGCAGCGATGGTCATTCATGATTATCCTATTTTATTTAAAGGTGACCATAAACAACTTGATAGAATAAAAAAATTGACACAACGCACTTATGAATGGACGCAATTTTTTGTTGATGTATTAAAAGTAGAGGACATTGGAGCAAAAGCACATATTTCAGCAACCTACCATCCATCGTGTCATGGAATGCGTTTACTTGGTGTCACGGATTCCCCCTATCGTCTTATGCGACATGTTGAAGGATTACAGTTAGTAGATCTCCCTTTTGCTGAACTGTGTTGTGGATTTGGGGGTACGTTTGCAGTAAAAATGCCGCACATTTCAACTGCCATGGCCACAGAAAAAGTCGTTCATATTGCAGAGACTTCCGCACAACTCCTCCTCGGTCTTGATATGGGGTGTCTAATGAATATTGCTGGGCGAATGAAGCACATGAATACACATATCCCCACTATGCATCTTGCACAATTTCTAGATCGAGCCTCATCTGACCTACCGATCTTAGATAATCGGGAAGGGGTGAACATCAAGTGA
- a CDS encoding LutB/LldF family L-lactate oxidation iron-sulfur protein → MNKQFDERITHALTDDHLHHAVNIATDRLRTKKAQALTKIDFAQWSERGREIREHVISNLDYYLTQLASEVRRRGGHVYFCADTTDAVEAIQGVIQSHHATKVIKSKSMVTEELHLNDALEQMGVEVVETDLGEYIIQLAHETPSHIIAPAIHKGREQIADLFSQVANRKIASDTPSLNDYAHEVLRQKFIEAEIGITGCNFGIAETGTVCLFTNEGNGRMVTTLPPVHIAVMGMERVLPTLADLEVFMNILPRSATGQQLTSYVSLVTGPRAHDELDGAKEFHLIILDNQRSQSLGDPDFQEVLQCIRCGACLNVCPVYRQIGGHAYGSVYSGPIGAVLTPLLRDDPESAELPYASSLCGACYEACPVKIPLHDMLVKLRARNVSRGFTPPAERLAFQIYKKTFASPKNYRLAVRSLRSVQKWLMKNGEFHSSIPILSSWSKTRSLDGLSPLTFRERFAKGLVIDQITEKLPHVARKE, encoded by the coding sequence GTGAATAAACAATTTGACGAACGAATTACACATGCCCTTACAGATGATCATTTACATCATGCAGTGAATATCGCAACAGATCGCTTGCGCACGAAAAAAGCACAGGCACTTACGAAGATTGATTTTGCACAGTGGAGTGAGCGAGGACGTGAGATTCGTGAACACGTTATATCAAACCTAGACTACTATCTTACACAGCTTGCTAGTGAAGTTCGCAGGCGCGGCGGTCATGTGTATTTTTGTGCAGATACAACGGATGCGGTAGAAGCAATTCAAGGCGTGATCCAATCACATCATGCGACCAAAGTGATTAAATCAAAATCTATGGTTACAGAGGAACTGCACCTCAATGATGCATTAGAACAAATGGGTGTTGAAGTTGTAGAAACAGATCTTGGTGAATACATTATTCAACTAGCTCACGAAACCCCATCCCACATTATTGCGCCTGCTATTCATAAAGGACGCGAACAAATCGCAGATTTATTTAGCCAAGTAGCTAATCGAAAAATCGCATCTGACACACCAAGCTTAAACGATTACGCACACGAAGTATTGCGACAAAAATTCATTGAAGCTGAAATTGGCATTACTGGTTGCAATTTTGGTATTGCAGAAACAGGAACTGTCTGTCTATTTACTAACGAGGGAAACGGACGTATGGTTACAACCCTTCCACCTGTGCATATTGCCGTTATGGGGATGGAGCGAGTCCTACCAACACTTGCCGATCTAGAAGTATTTATGAATATACTCCCTCGCAGTGCTACAGGCCAACAATTAACAAGCTACGTCTCCCTTGTCACAGGCCCCCGCGCACATGATGAATTAGACGGAGCCAAAGAGTTCCACCTCATTATTCTCGATAATCAACGTAGTCAATCGCTTGGAGATCCTGATTTTCAGGAAGTTTTACAGTGTATTCGCTGTGGTGCGTGTCTGAATGTGTGTCCCGTCTATCGACAAATCGGAGGTCATGCTTACGGATCCGTGTATTCTGGTCCCATTGGTGCAGTCCTCACTCCACTATTGCGCGACGATCCAGAATCGGCTGAGCTGCCCTATGCATCTAGCCTATGTGGTGCCTGTTATGAAGCGTGTCCTGTAAAAATTCCACTTCACGACATGCTTGTAAAACTGCGAGCACGCAATGTGTCACGAGGTTTTACACCACCCGCTGAACGACTCGCATTTCAAATATATAAAAAAACATTTGCAAGTCCTAAGAACTATCGTTTAGCTGTACGCTCTCTACGGTCTGTACAGAAATGGTTGATGAAAAATGGAGAATTCCACTCATCTATTCCTATTTTATCTAGTTGGTCAAAAACTAGAAGTCTTGACGGATTAAGTCCACTCACCTTTCGCGAACGTTTTGCAAAAGGTCTAGTCATCGATCAAATCACAGAAAAATTACCACACGTGGCGCGAAAGGAGTAA
- a CDS encoding LutC/YkgG family protein, giving the protein MTPTSESEFMNKIIKRLGRNTVPTEAPKRNLVGSEGLVHSSLPTSTPTWSAQLLQKQLVNDPLDPQDWMHLAEIFCRELEEVGGHGAIISLSEAPNALDKLIIEHHIQSAIKWEDPWLHSLDLDKVLQDRGVVLYTWGEEKEITKATIAQATLGITSAPYAIAETGSLVVIGDAQSGRSVSLLPPVHVAFVPYKRIHLRAASVLLDLQKEKMKSAVNFITGPSRTSDIEMDSTIGVHGPKYVYIYIIIDENK; this is encoded by the coding sequence ATGACACCAACAAGTGAATCAGAATTTATGAATAAAATTATAAAACGATTAGGACGCAATACAGTCCCTACAGAAGCACCAAAGAGAAATTTAGTAGGTAGTGAAGGACTCGTGCATAGTTCCTTACCCACATCTACGCCCACTTGGTCTGCACAATTATTACAAAAGCAACTAGTAAATGACCCACTCGATCCACAAGATTGGATGCACTTAGCGGAGATTTTTTGCCGTGAGCTTGAAGAAGTTGGAGGTCATGGAGCCATCATCTCTCTGAGTGAAGCTCCAAATGCATTAGACAAACTCATCATCGAGCATCATATCCAGTCTGCAATCAAATGGGAAGATCCATGGCTACATTCACTTGACTTAGACAAGGTTTTGCAAGATCGCGGTGTTGTGCTGTACACCTGGGGAGAAGAAAAAGAGATAACTAAAGCTACCATTGCACAAGCAACGCTTGGCATTACTTCAGCGCCATACGCCATAGCTGAAACGGGATCCCTAGTAGTCATCGGAGATGCTCAGAGTGGTCGTTCCGTTAGCCTCTTACCACCTGTGCATGTTGCGTTTGTACCCTATAAACGCATCCATTTACGTGCTGCGAGCGTTCTTTTAGATCTACAAAAAGAGAAGATGAAAAGTGCTGTAAATTTTATCACTGGTCCCAGCCGTACTTCTGATATTGAAATGGATTCTACAATAGGTGTTCACGGTCCAAAATACGTGTATATTTATATCATTATTGATGAAAACAAGTGA
- a CDS encoding DNA recombination protein RmuC, producing the protein MGTTILLIIVIILEIWLVYATIMKQRIHGTHQETDRLMREIRDEFLRSRTETLEAARRDREEIGLLLQRHDKALQDAIMRQSDRMQNGFESVSHTLSKVSHEQRVELTQRLDRLTEVTEVHLNSVKETMDKRLQTMLTNNEQKLEQIRVTVDEKLHQTLEQRLGESFKLVSERLEQVHKGLGEMQLLAGGVGDLKRIMTNVKMRGTWGEVQLGNLLEQILTIDQYALNVAVNPEHQERVEFALRLPGKRADEIPVWLPIDAKFPVEDYQRLMDAQDTGDIVQTEEAAKALVRRVRDEAKKIHDKYICPPHTTDFALLFVPTEGLYAEIIRRPGLLEELQRTYRVVVTGPTTIAAILNSLQMGFRTLAIEKRSSEVWITLGAVKTEFLKFGEVLAKVKKKIDSASSEFGQVERRTRVITKKLHDVESLPEGQATEFIDDSLLVLDEDQDSD; encoded by the coding sequence ATGGGAACGACTATATTGTTAATCATCGTGATCATTTTAGAGATATGGCTCGTGTATGCGACTATTATGAAACAACGTATCCATGGGACACATCAAGAAACAGATCGATTGATGCGCGAGATACGTGACGAGTTCTTGCGCAGTCGTACTGAGACACTAGAGGCTGCACGGCGAGATCGCGAGGAGATCGGGTTACTGTTGCAACGACATGATAAGGCATTACAAGATGCCATTATGCGTCAGAGTGATCGAATGCAAAACGGCTTTGAAAGTGTTTCCCATACGCTTTCAAAAGTATCACATGAACAGCGTGTGGAACTCACGCAACGTCTTGATCGCTTGACAGAAGTGACAGAGGTTCACTTGAATAGTGTGAAAGAGACGATGGACAAACGTTTACAAACTATGCTTACTAACAATGAACAAAAGCTTGAACAAATACGTGTAACAGTGGATGAAAAATTGCACCAAACGTTAGAGCAACGATTGGGTGAGTCATTTAAACTGGTTTCTGAACGCTTGGAACAAGTGCATAAAGGACTCGGTGAGATGCAGTTACTCGCAGGTGGCGTTGGTGATTTAAAACGCATTATGACAAATGTTAAGATGCGCGGTACATGGGGAGAAGTACAGTTAGGCAATTTGCTTGAACAAATCTTAACCATCGATCAGTATGCGTTAAATGTCGCAGTCAATCCAGAACATCAAGAACGAGTTGAATTTGCGTTGCGACTTCCTGGTAAACGAGCAGATGAAATACCTGTGTGGTTACCGATTGATGCTAAGTTTCCTGTAGAAGACTATCAACGTCTCATGGATGCGCAAGATACAGGCGATATAGTGCAAACCGAAGAGGCGGCAAAGGCGCTCGTGCGTCGCGTTCGCGATGAGGCGAAAAAGATCCACGATAAATATATTTGTCCACCTCACACGACAGATTTTGCTCTATTATTTGTGCCGACAGAAGGACTTTATGCAGAGATCATTCGCCGTCCTGGTTTGCTCGAAGAGCTACAACGAACGTATCGTGTGGTTGTTACAGGGCCGACAACCATAGCTGCGATTTTAAATAGCTTGCAGATGGGATTTCGTACATTAGCGATTGAAAAACGTTCTTCAGAAGTGTGGATTACACTTGGAGCAGTAAAAACGGAGTTTTTAAAGTTTGGAGAAGTATTAGCAAAAGTGAAAAAGAAAATTGACTCAGCGAGTTCGGAATTTGGACAAGTAGAGCGGCGCACACGAGTGATTACAAAAAAATTGCACGACGTGGAGTCACTACCTGAAGGACAAGCAACAGAATTCATTGATGACTCTCTACTAGTATTGGATGAAGATCAAGATAGCGACTAA
- a CDS encoding precorrin-2 dehydrogenase/sirohydrochlorin ferrochelatase family protein encodes MGASQYGAFLQLVDSKCLVVGGGTIAVRKIQGLVETGAHLVIVSPELDPRLVDVLLMGTHTHIKRCYEAHDVLGMRLVFAATNDADVNARVAQDANAQGILVNVADNPSLCSFMVPSVIARGDVSIAIGSAGQSPALTRALKQYLEPLLPIAIGALARYLSSLREQILSLHLPEHERHEWLKRLISVEMLEAWRQGDHTKLEATIQQVCNQYGLVVAPLPKAIDEYHHSKQIVE; translated from the coding sequence GTGGGCGCATCACAGTATGGAGCGTTTCTACAACTTGTCGATAGTAAGTGTCTTGTAGTGGGTGGGGGAACAATTGCCGTTCGCAAAATACAAGGATTAGTGGAAACGGGAGCTCATCTTGTCATAGTCAGTCCAGAGCTTGATCCGCGACTTGTGGATGTACTTCTAATGGGTACACATACACATATTAAACGATGTTATGAAGCACATGACGTATTAGGGATGCGACTGGTTTTTGCAGCTACCAATGATGCAGATGTGAATGCACGCGTGGCACAAGATGCAAATGCACAGGGGATTTTGGTTAATGTCGCCGATAATCCAAGCCTTTGTTCATTCATGGTACCCTCTGTTATTGCGCGAGGTGATGTCAGTATTGCTATTGGATCAGCAGGTCAAAGTCCAGCACTGACGCGAGCTCTCAAGCAATATTTAGAGCCCCTATTGCCTATTGCAATAGGGGCACTTGCTCGCTATCTAAGTAGCTTGCGCGAGCAGATCTTAAGTCTTCATCTGCCTGAACATGAACGGCATGAATGGTTAAAACGCTTGATTTCAGTGGAGATGCTAGAAGCTTGGCGGCAAGGGGATCATACGAAATTAGAAGCAACAATACAACAAGTATGTAATCAGTATGGTTTAGTCGTGGCACCTCTTCCTAAAGCGATTGATGAGTATCACCATAGCAAGCAAATAGTAGAATAG
- a CDS encoding cob(I)yrinic acid a,c-diamide adenosyltransferase, which translates to MKIYTRGGDKGKTALIGGERRFKDNARVEAYGAVDEGGAFIGLAMTELDATRDADIIALLQKIQQTLWDVGADLARPANIERPFRTVDHAADELEPLIDEYKEQADRLTKFVLRGGNKGAASLHVACTVIRRAERRVVALMQQEDIHPVTLKYINRLSDLLFVLARAINARENHAEIEYEHSPTVFHDKPQKVRE; encoded by the coding sequence ATGAAAATTTATACGCGTGGTGGGGATAAGGGAAAAACGGCGTTGATTGGTGGCGAACGTCGGTTTAAAGATAATGCACGAGTTGAGGCTTATGGTGCGGTCGACGAAGGCGGTGCGTTTATCGGACTTGCAATGACTGAACTCGATGCCACTCGCGATGCCGATATCATTGCATTACTGCAAAAAATTCAACAAACGCTATGGGATGTGGGGGCAGACCTCGCGCGACCTGCAAACATCGAACGTCCATTTCGCACCGTAGATCATGCGGCAGATGAACTTGAACCGTTGATTGATGAGTATAAAGAACAGGCTGATCGTTTGACTAAATTCGTCTTGCGTGGTGGGAATAAAGGTGCGGCTTCACTGCATGTCGCGTGCACAGTGATCAGAAGAGCAGAACGACGTGTTGTTGCTCTGATGCAGCAAGAGGATATTCATCCAGTCACCTTAAAGTATATCAACCGCTTATCTGATCTGTTATTTGTTTTAGCACGTGCTATCAATGCTCGTGAAAACCATGCAGAGATTGAGTATGAGCATAGTCCTACCGTATTTCATGATAAGCCCCAAAAGGTGAGAGAGTAA